The nucleotide window GTCGTGTCGTCGGCGCAGATCGCGCACGGGTCGTTGAGGTTTTCGATGAGGTGGGACTCGGCCAGGTCGCCGGGTCGTTCGCCGATGGTCAGGGTGCGCCACGGGGTGGAGAAGTCTCCGCGCAGTTTCGCCTTCGTGCCGTCCGGCAGGCTGATCAGGTCGCTGGAGAACCGTCCCGGCTGACCCGGCACCGCCTTCAGCGTCATGCTCGGGTAGTCGGTGAGATCGGCCTCGTGCACCACCAGGTACGTCTTCCCGGACGCCACGGTGATGGGGGTCTGCGCCGTCGGCACCGTCGACAGGGGCTGGTCGTGGTAGTGCTGCTCGTCGGCGTTCCAGTCCTTGCCGGCGGCGATGGACCAGCTTCGCGCCGCCGGGTCCAGAGTGAACTCGGTGCGCTCGGCGGTCACCGTGTAGTCGTCAACCCCTGGCTGGGCCGGGATGTGGTAGCGGATGCCGACGCCGTCGTCGAAGACCCGCACGACGACGTCCAGGCGGAAGCCCGTGCCCGCCTGCACGGCGTGGACCGTGAGTTCACGAGCGTGGTTGCGGACGGTGCTGGCCGTGCCCCAGAGCGGCTTCCACGTCTCGTCGATGGTGCGGCGTTGCACGGAGACGACGCTCATCGCCTCGGTGAGGCTGGGGCGTCCGGCGAGGTCGAGGCCGAGACCGGAGGCGCCGACGACCGTCTTCCCACGGTTGGTCACGCTGTACGCGAGCCGTCCACCGTCATCGCTGACGGCGACGCCCAACGTCCCGTCGGGAGAGCGGACGGTCTGCCCGCCGTCCAGCGCGGCGACCACCGGCTCGGCGGCGCGCGCAGGTGCCCCGAGCAGCCCGGATGAGATCGCGAGCGCCGCTGTCACCAGCAGGCCCAATCTCCGTGTCAACCCTCGACCAGCTTTGTGCACGTCTGTCCCCATCCTTGCCCGCGGCCGTGATCCGGCCGCAACACCTGGGGACCCTAGATCCGAATGATCATGCTCCGGTCATCGGGTGGTCGTTGCACCCGCTAGCCGGATGGTGAAGAGCGTGCCTCGGCCCGGCTCGCTCTCCACCGCGACCGGGGATATTCGTCAGGTACGCACACCGATCTCGGAGGTGCTGTCACCGCCTCTCCGGAAGTGTGACTCGGGTACACAGGATTGCTGCGAGGTATTCACCTGTGTCGTGCCCATTCCTCCTAGGCTACGAATGCCCAGCTTCTGGGCATACATCGTCAAGGGAGGATCAGCGGTGCGAATCAGGAGATCAGGGTCCACGATCGTTGCCATGGCCGTGGCGACCGTGGTCGTCATCGCGGGGGGAGCGTTCGCCGGCAGTACGGCGAGCGCCGCCGCGGCACGGATGGAGACCGCGGGCACCACCGACACGAAGTTCAGCTTCGCCGTCCTGCCGGACACCCAGCAGGAGGTGCTCAACAGCTCGGACACCCGGTTCCGCAACCGCACGAGCTGGTTGGTGCAGAACCGGTCGGCGCTGGACCTGCGCTTCGTGACCTCCTCCGGTGACGTGGTCAACTGGGACACCCCGGACCACGCGCAGTACGTCATCGCCCGTAACGCGATGCGGCCGATAGAGAACGCCGCCATCCCGTACGCGCTGGCTCTCGGCAACCACGACACCCAGGCGGCCGGCGTCGGCGGCGGCGCCCGAGACCCCGCCCGCACCCGCGAACTCATCCGCGACACCAGCGTGTTCAACCAGTACTTCACCGTCAGCCGGTACCGCGCGGTCAGGGGGCAGTTCGAGGCCGGCAAGGTCGACAATTCGTACTCGACCTTCACGGCCGGCGGCGTGCAGTGGATGGTGCTGACCCTGGAACTCTGGCCCCGGGTCGCGGCCGTGAACTGGGCCAGGAGCGTCGTCGCCGCCAACCCCCGGCACAACGTCATCGTGGTCACCCACCATTACATCGACGGCAACGGCGTCATCGAGCAGAGTGCCGGGTACGGTGCGACGAGCCCGCAGTACCTCTTCGACAACCTGGTCAAGCGGTACGCCAACATCCGGTTCGTCTTCTCCGGTCACACGGGCATCGCCGCCAACCGGGTCGACACCGGGGTCAACGGAAACAAGATCTACACGTTCCTCCAGACGTTCCACTCCAACACCACCAACCCGGTACGCCTGGTCGAGGTCGACACCGTCGCCAACTCTCTGCGGACCTGGATCTACGCCCCGTACAACAACCGGTCGTTCACCCAGTACGACAGGTCGTTCACGGGCATCGGCGTGGTCCGCTGACGCGATCGAGGCGCCCGGTCAGCGAGTGGTCGCCCCGCGGTCGGGCTCACTGGTCTGCTCCCACAGTGACTTCATCTCGTCGAAGGCCTGTTCCATCAGCTGCACCATGGCCTGCCGGGCACGATCACCGTCGCGCCGCTGGATCGCCTGGGCGACATCGGCGTGCATCTGGAGGGCCTGCTCATGGGGGTGGTGCGGCATGAGGTGGTGCTTGTGCCGGCCGGTGAGCACCTCCGCGACCAACTCCTGCAGCCGGACGAACATCTCGTTGCCGGAGGCGAGCAGGACGCGCCGGTGAAACTCGATGTCGAGGTGCAGGAAGCGCTCCTCGTCGCCGGCCTCGCCGGCGGCCCACATCTTCGCCGCCAGCCCGACGAGGTCGCTCGCCTCGTCACGGCCGATCCGGCTGGCGGCCAGGAAGGCCGCGTGCGGCTCGACGGCGGTGCGTAGCTCGGTGATCGAGCGGAGCTGGGCCATCCGGCCGGCCGAGGCGAGACGCCAGCGGATCACCTGCGGGTCGAAGACGTTCCACGCGCTCGCCGGTCGGATCATCACTCCCACCCGTCGGCGCGCCTCGATGAATCCCATCGAGGCCAGCACCCGCAACACCTCGCGGACGACCGAGCGGGACACGGCGTACCTGTCGACCAGCTCGTCGATGTTGAGGACCGATCCGGGTGCCAGCGCTCCGCCGCAGATGGCGGTGCCGAGGTGTTCGAGGACGCGCGCGTGCAGCCCGGACTCGGCGGGGAGGGCCGGAACGGCTGCAACCTCTGTTGAGGACGGTTCCACCCAAAGATCATATCATTTGTATGTACCTCTTGAAGTAGTCGGCTTTATCGGCCTAGCATCCCGATGTTAAGCGGATGTAACGCCGAGGTAGCGGCTCCCTCGGGGGCGGCGGCCACGACAGAAGGAGAGACAAGCGTGCGACGTCGATCGATAATCGGCACTTCTCTGGCTGTGGTCACCGCCATGAGCCTGGCCGCCTGCGGCGGCGGCGACGGCGGCGGCGAGGACTCCAAGACCGTTCGCGTGACACTTGTCAACCACGTGTGGACCGAGAACATCAGGAAGGCCCTGCCGGAGTTCGAGAAGCAGTCCGGCCTCACTGTCGACGTCACCCAGCTCGGTGAGGACCAGCTCTCCGACCAGTACAACGTCAAGCTGAACGCCGGGTCCGACGACCTCGACGTGATGATGTACCGGCCCCTGC belongs to Micromonospora ureilytica and includes:
- a CDS encoding metallophosphoesterase, encoding MAVATVVVIAGGAFAGSTASAAAARMETAGTTDTKFSFAVLPDTQQEVLNSSDTRFRNRTSWLVQNRSALDLRFVTSSGDVVNWDTPDHAQYVIARNAMRPIENAAIPYALALGNHDTQAAGVGGGARDPARTRELIRDTSVFNQYFTVSRYRAVRGQFEAGKVDNSYSTFTAGGVQWMVLTLELWPRVAAVNWARSVVAANPRHNVIVVTHHYIDGNGVIEQSAGYGATSPQYLFDNLVKRYANIRFVFSGHTGIAANRVDTGVNGNKIYTFLQTFHSNTTNPVRLVEVDTVANSLRTWIYAPYNNRSFTQYDRSFTGIGVVR
- a CDS encoding FadR/GntR family transcriptional regulator, which translates into the protein MEPSSTEVAAVPALPAESGLHARVLEHLGTAICGGALAPGSVLNIDELVDRYAVSRSVVREVLRVLASMGFIEARRRVGVMIRPASAWNVFDPQVIRWRLASAGRMAQLRSITELRTAVEPHAAFLAASRIGRDEASDLVGLAAKMWAAGEAGDEERFLHLDIEFHRRVLLASGNEMFVRLQELVAEVLTGRHKHHLMPHHPHEQALQMHADVAQAIQRRDGDRARQAMVQLMEQAFDEMKSLWEQTSEPDRGATTR